In candidate division KSB1 bacterium, the genomic window GCGGTAGCGCCACTTTCATGGGCTACAGCCTGCCACAATTTCTGGGCTTTTTTATTTTCTGGCTCATGAATATGTATTTCGTCTGGGCCGGCACGGAAACCATCAAATGGATGGAGACTTTCGCGGCACCGTTTCTGCTTGTTATGGGGGTTCTGCTGCTTTTCTGGGCCGCAGGAAAAGTCGGGGGCATCGGTGTTATTCTTTCAAAATCAAATGAGCTTGTGCAAAATCAAAGTGAGCTGTCGACATCAAAATTTTTGCTCACGCTTTTTATCCCCTGGCTGACGGCAATGGTTGGTTACTGGGCGACCCTTTCGCTGAATATTCCGGATTTCACCCGTTACGCCAAAAGTCAGAAAGACCAGATGCTCGGCCAGGGCATCGGCTTGCTCACGGCCATGCCGCTGTTTGCTTTTATCGGGGTTGCAGTCACCAGCGCCACCTTGATCCTCTACGGCGAGGCAATTTGGAATCCGGTCGATCTGTTAGCAAGGCTCACTGCAGAATACGAAAGCCCGCTCCTGGGATTGCTATCAATGTTCGTACTTGTTATCGCGACCTTAAGCACTAACATCGCCGCAAACGTGGTTTCTCCGGCCAACAGTTTTTCTAATCTCAGTCCACAAAAAATCAATTTTCGGCTGGGTGGTCTGATCGCCGGCTGCATTGGGATTTTCATCTTCCCCTGGAAATTGCTGGACATGTACCAGACCTGGCTCATTACCTACTCGGGCTTACTTGGCGCTGCCGTCGGTGTCATTGAGAAGAAATGTGCCACGCACTTCAAAAGTGCGTGGCACATAGCGGCCTTGAGTGCGTCGCAAATAGGCTTCACAAAAGTGCGTGGCACATAGAGTAATGGCAAGAAGAAAAGTCAATTTTTACAAAGGTAGTTATTACCACATTTACAATCGTGGCGCCAACCGCGAGTCCATATTTCGGAGCAATGAAAATTACCTGTTTTTGCTGAGACGGCTTGGTGAAGCGTTGTCTGGGAAGTCGATTGCCGTAATCGCCTACTGCCTGATGCCAAATCATTATCATTTTTTATTACGGCAAGATGGAGAGACTATTATAAGCGACCTGATGCAAGAGACATTTAATAGCTATTCAAAAGCTTTTAACAAAATGTATAATCGAACCGGTACTCTCTTTGAAGGTCCTTTCAAGAGTATTCATGTTGACAAAAATAATTACCTAATCCACCTCTGCCGGTATATTCATCGCAATCCTGTAGAGGCTGACTTAGTTAACAATCTGACCGAATGGCCGTTTTCAAATTATCCTGAATGGATTGGAAAAAGAAGCGGTCGGTTAGTGGATTTGGCTTTAATTAAGTCTTACTTCATGACTGCAGAATCGTATCGAGAATTCGTTTTAGATTGTTCGATTGACAAGAAAAAGCCAGGCGATCTAAGCAACTATTGGTTTGATTAGTAATATACGGGGAAACGTGCGACGCACTTTAAAAGTGCGACGCACGAAAACAAATTTACCCAATTGTTAAGGAGTTTAAAATGAGACGTTTTCTGGTGATCTCTGTTTTACTGGTTTCAACTATTTGTTTTGCGCAGGGTCAAAAGGGG contains:
- a CDS encoding NCS1 family nucleobase:cation symporter-1, with product MKNEINTLSTAVAGALPDSHLINADLAPTKPEDRTWNVWNIASLWVGMSVCIPTYMLAASMIQSGMNWWQSLLAIFLGNAIVLVPLVVNGHAGTKYGIPFPAFARASFGIRGAHVPSILRALVACGWFGIQTWIGGLAIHEIVSILWPGWQQLGGSATFMGYSLPQFLGFFIFWLMNMYFVWAGTETIKWMETFAAPFLLVMGVLLLFWAAGKVGGIGVILSKSNELVQNQSELSTSKFLLTLFIPWLTAMVGYWATLSLNIPDFTRYAKSQKDQMLGQGIGLLTAMPLFAFIGVAVTSATLILYGEAIWNPVDLLARLTAEYESPLLGLLSMFVLVIATLSTNIAANVVSPANSFSNLSPQKINFRLGGLIAGCIGIFIFPWKLLDMYQTWLITYSGLLGAAVGVIEKKCATHFKSAWHIAALSASQIGFTKVRGT
- a CDS encoding transposase, which gives rise to MARRKVNFYKGSYYHIYNRGANRESIFRSNENYLFLLRRLGEALSGKSIAVIAYCLMPNHYHFLLRQDGETIISDLMQETFNSYSKAFNKMYNRTGTLFEGPFKSIHVDKNNYLIHLCRYIHRNPVEADLVNNLTEWPFSNYPEWIGKRSGRLVDLALIKSYFMTAESYREFVLDCSIDKKKPGDLSNYWFD